The genomic DNA ACCGGCTCATCGTCGGCGCTGATACGGTGGCTCACCGGATCCAGGCACAGCCCTTCCACCTCGATGGCCTTGTCCGCCGCCGTACTGGAGGCTCGGCGCAACACCGCCTTGATGCGCGAGATCAGCTCGCGGGTGGAAAACGGCTTGGTAATGTAGTCGTCGGCACCCACATCTAGGCCCTGGATCTTGTTGTCCTCTTCGCTCTTGGCGGTGAGCATGATGATGGGAATTTCGTTGGTGGTCTCATCACGCTTGAGGCGGCGGGCCAGCTCGATACCGGTGACAGACGGCAGCATCCAGTCCAGCAACACCAGATCCGGGCGCTCATCGACAATAATTTCGTGGCCACGCTGGGCATTTTCCGCCTCCAGCACATCAAAATCGGCCAGCTCCAGAGCAACGGCCACCATTTCCCGAATGGCGGGCTCGTCGTCAACAATCAAAATACGGTTACGGGACATGGCTTTCCTTCCTTGCCTGACACCTGAATCCGTGACTTCATCACGGCGCCTGATGCAAGCCTTTGCCGCCACAGAAAATTTTCTTCAGTCGATCGCATTCCCAGATGCGACGCTTCTTCAGAAAATTCCCTGTGACAACAAATTCTTACACCATGCATCCATGCTGAA from Alcanivorax sp. includes the following:
- the phoB gene encoding phosphate regulon transcriptional regulator PhoB, giving the protein MSRNRILIVDDEPAIREMVAVALELADFDVLEAENAQRGHEIIVDERPDLVLLDWMLPSVTGIELARRLKRDETTNEIPIIMLTAKSEEDNKIQGLDVGADDYITKPFSTRELISRIKAVLRRASSTAADKAIEVEGLCLDPVSHRISADDEPVDMGPTEYRLLEFFMSHQERAYSRTQLLDQVWGANVYVEDRTIDVHIRRLRKALAPFGYDRFIQTVRGTGYRFSVKSAKAG